From Triplophysa dalaica isolate WHDGS20190420 chromosome 24, ASM1584641v1, whole genome shotgun sequence:
CTCTCGTCTGAATGAAAAAGACATCACGTGTACAGTGTTGGGTGAGAGAGAAGCAATGAAGATCTGAATAATCCAACAATCCATCTGTCACGGTGACATGCACAGCATCACATGCTTACTGAATATCTGCATTTCAACATTAAGATGCAAAATAAAGCTCATATATCAGGGTGacagaaagaagaaaatatGATAATAAGTTTTAAGAGGCAGTGGAAATAGTCTGTGTATTTAAAGAGAGAGCATCATTATATTAGTTGTTATTAGCCAACATCTGTTGCTTGGTTTGGGTTAATCACCtgtgttttaaagatttatatCTCTGTCACACTATTCAGTGCACTTTCACTAAGAAAGCATCATTGTCCTAGTGATAAAGGCCATTTAACAAGTAATGACCACATGCGAgtatatgtgcgtgtgtgtttctatctgagcAGCATGTCTGCATTAAAGCGCAAGTTTTTAAAGTTCAGGGTTTATCAATAACAACAACACTTTGAATAGCCTACtgtttaaatcatttacataaaaactgCAGAAAATCATCAACACAAACTGTCTAACATGACCTGATACGTCCAGTGTATGAACCATAACTGTGCAGTTGATGCATAAAGTAGAAACATTTGCCTCCTTTGACCTtcagaaatgtcttaaaaaggTTGATTCAGGCAGATGAAGAACAGAAAGTATGTGATTCATTTCTCCTTTTCAACCCcacaaatttacataaaaagtaTTTGGCGTAAGGAAAATaatgtcaattttaatattgttaGGATTCTGTGACTTTTCGTGACAGTTAAAACACATTAGATaaccaaattttattttaaattatttgataaACTATTCatagaaattaatttataaagttATACATAACGTGAATAAGTGTAAATCTTCAACCAAAGTCAACAATGCAAAAGCCATTACAGTCCTATAACCGGCTTAATTTTCAAGCAAATATCTGGATAAAATATGACCGCGACATTACTTCACAGTTTTTCTGAgatatatatttcatgtttaataatatGTCGGCTGACACAACCAGTAAAGTTAAATATTAACACATAAAGCCCTAAAGTCTTAACAATACATTCATTATAAAGCACAATACATTTGACAATTAAACACATATAATATGAAAGTGTAACACAGAAAATGTCTCGCGCAGAAGGACGTGCACTTACATTGAATGTTGTGATGTTTACCTCTGAATGGGATCATTACAGTCTTCTCAGCATCCGAGTCTGTTCAGCTCCTCAtcctcagagagagagagagagacagagagagagagagagagagagaagcatcGTGACGTGTCCTACTCTTGGGGTTGTACCATTCACACCTGGGGGGGTCCATGAAGGatctatttaatttaaaactagAACAGCATTTGAGAATAAATAACAAGATAAGAAAATAAACGCTGCTGAGTAAATATTCCGCTCATAAACAAATGCGTCACTGTCTGAAGTTTTTGGGTCCATCCCCACAATTTCTCCTGTGTCTTTTGGAACTAACCCAGCTATAGGGCCCTGCCTAGTCCTGTAGGATGTGTTCACACATTGCCGATAGTCAAACTGAAGACCAAGAGTGATCACTGTGATCTGGAGCCGCgagaaaatcacatttattgtcTGATGGCATCGCGAGAACACGACCCTGATCTGATATCGCAACGAAAATCAGCCGTCATGTATCCTATTAAAACCAATATTGGTAGTGAAAAGTGTATTGGCGAAATGTCACCTGTCATATAACCTGACAAATCATTTCCCTCCGCCAAAAGAGctgaaaaaatacaacaaattgcACAGATATGGTGAAAATTCTGCTCATGTAAGGCTATTTGGATGTATGAAACTTTacttatataattataataatcacATCTGTCCGCAGTCTGCTCCTCACACCTTAATAAAGAAATCAACCCAACAAACACAGAATGTTGGCAACCTTTTCAGCCCATTATCACAGCTGGGCGTCTGTCAGAGTCCGATCTGATTCATCGGAACACGTGAGTACTTTCGCCAAGATATATACAAACATTACTGAATCAATAGCCTACAATTTATCAAGGTCATAACGACAATAAAAACGTGcgttttctaaatatatatgtatgacTTGCAGCTCAAATAAATAGGCTAAAGCTGCATTGTTACTCCTCAAAGTTTATACAGGTTGGTGTTGAGTATATAATAtctatacattttctgtaaacgTTATAGAACCGTATTCATCAGCCTATTAAATgttcacaaatatttattttttggttgatGGACAGAAATTACTTGCTATGGAATCAAGGATTAAATGTCGTCTCACTGTTCGCTTACTGAACGTCTGAACAGCCTTCTAGCGTCTTACATTTTGACGTTGTCAGTGTGTTGTCAGCACGTTGAGAGCAACATTAACAGAGAAAAGATGGAACGTGGCAGCAACGTGGTCACAACGTAATTGTGTTTGTTGCGGACTTAACATGTCCGTTTCTGTTTTAACTGACTGCTCTTGTTACCCAGAgagattttttatgtattcacATCATTTTTCTCAATAATGTCTGAAGATGAAAGTTGAAAACTAACTTTTGCTTCGCGCTCAGTCGCTCGATCAGGATCGCGCATGAACGGAGAGAAGCACCAACAAAATGAATTCGGATCACGCTCATAAAACCGCTGATGGTGTAAAACTGTCATGGGTTTGGGTTTTAAGAATCTGTCGTCTGTGACTGATGTCATCTCTGAGATACACGGCGGATGGTCCAGTTAAGTTGGATGATTTATGAACAGCTCACTCGTATGAAAATCTATTCACTAGGCAGATAGAAGTAATTGAATCTGAGCATCTGTTTGAATCGACAGATTGCCCATTTGAGATTAAAGAGTGCTGCAtaacatccaaaataaaatcacattgtCTCTGAGGTTTTGTGACTGTAGGCAGAGGAGTGAATGACTGTCTCTGTGAGAAAACGCAATTaaactgttataaaatatttcaacagtTTCAGAGGTCTGTTGCAATCCTCGTGTCAAATATATATTAGGCCTATAGAGctatataaaatcaaatattatATTCTAATAACATGGATATTAAAAATAGCTTGTTTTGAGGTCTCGTAAGCAGATTTATCAAAAACAATGATATTAATGCAGCTATTTATGACACAAATCTTAACATACTTGTGACTTGTTGCGTCCTCACTCGGACGCGCGTCCCCGCGCAGATGCGGAGCGCGCTCTCAGCTACATGCTTCAGGAGGTCGGGTTAAACAACACACTTAACCAAAGTTATAATCAATGATAGCAGATGTGCTCAGACAGGCTCTCAGATCAGATCTACAGTGAAGTGTATTTAAACAAGCTCGATAGAAATCTCAaatcagaaatattttatttttttatatagaaatatttgtttttgtaaggatggATATGGTGGCTGTTTTTATGATCATTTTTACAGGCCAGTTCTTCACATCTCAGGGGCAAGTATGTGACTTTATTTCTGaacaatacaaataattgtAATTCACTTAATATTCCTTTTTTGATTAGTTTAAATGATGTCTGATTTGCAACGTTATTATTTTACACTGTCAGTCAATGTGTCagtcattcatattttatacgAATTTATCTCaaaactttataaatatttaacatttatgttttgGACACACAAGCTAGTGcagaatatttaataatactTGAGAGTACTTTAATAGTTTAAATAGTGAGGCATGACAAACCAATATGATTTAAGTAATGAGATCGcaattgaaaaaataaacactaaatacCAAACATATACCAACTGAACATgtaaactttctttaaaaacattaaaaacattcatttgttcAGCTTCTTTTATCAGCCCAATCTGCAAATATAAATGTTCACACTGTGAAATTTGTCTTTTAGCAGCAGAGTCTATTATAAGAGTTtccaaaagacaaaacaaaaaagttaataatttaaatgataagtTTGATTTAACCCTAAATAACAATTTCAAGTAAAAGTATGTATATAAACCACAGTATTTAATGGATAGTTAGATATCTCTCTGAATCGTCTAACTCTGCACTATATGAATGAATAAGTTTTTATAAAAGAGTGTATAAGAGTTTGTATTCAGGCTGTATGTTGCACAGGATTGTTGGTGTGGACAGGAACTTCAAAACACTCTTCGTCAAGTCCAAAAGCTTCTGTCCTCGCACCAGACCTCATTTCAGCAGAGTTTACGGAGCGTCCGCAAGAAACTCAGTCTGTTACAGAACAACACAGATAAACACAGCAAACTCAACACAGGCAAGCAAAGCACAGGTTAGTACAGCCCATATTATTCATTTCTATTATCACAGTCattcttcatattttttctcGATATAAGGCTGTCCTTCTCCAGAGCCGTTGGCTAATGGGCGGATCCTTGGGCGGGGGTTTAAAGTGGGCCATGAGATCCACTTCCTGTGTAGCCCTGGGTTTCAGCTGATGGGGTTAGAAACCAGACGGTGCCTGGACACCCAGACGTGGAGTGGAACGCAACCGTCGTGCAAGTGTATGAATCTAATTTGGTCAAATCACTAACAGACATGTTAATAGTCAATGAAAAGATATGTTATTAAAGTACAATGTGTACAAATATGTACAGAACAATGCAACGCAGTCTCTCAGTGAGTTATGATTGGTTGGCTGACAAGATCAAATCCATACAAACATAATGATTGGTGtgatattgtattttttcttagtTAGAGATGGCACTGAATACAACAATGCATCTGTTCCTGCATCAGCATCCTCTTCCTCTCACCCTCCCACCACCACACGACCGTCCCGCTGCATTGAGTTTCTGGGCTCTACTCACTGCACCTGTGAACAGGGCTACAGCATCTCCAGACAGGACACGAAACTGTGCACAGGTAACACGCATCTGACCAGCCGCTCAACACATGATTGAGACGCTCGGTGACAGAAGGAATCAAAACAACTTAATATACTCTTTATTTGGAAAGACCCTTCGTGTTTTGTCCCCTTTCTCCAGTGCCCTAGCAAACAAAGGATGATTGAAGGGGCAAGTGTGGGGCATGAACAATAATGGAATCATTCATTAAGAATCAAGGGGGTGTGGTCAAGGAATGAGAGGACATGTAACACGAAAACATAAACCATGGCCTTGTGCTTTTAAACAGCGGCACATGCTAAACACACACAGGGCACCAAAGACACTGAACAGGCTGCCACAATCCTGAAAAAACCCACCAATGAGAAAGACAAGATTGTGTTTACCATGTTTACAGATACTTAAACATCTTTTCATTGGATAGAAACACAGCATCATGAACAGTTGTGAAACACTGACGGTTCCTACCCATTCTCATCGATGtgtgtataaataacacgcCGTTGCAATATTGTGTTATACGTACGTCAAAGTTCAATTGTGCGCACATATAATACTCaaatttctgcttcctccttgGCAGACAGCAGCTCTAGAAGCATTTTTGATGGGcatcaaaaacagatttttttttcagaaaagttgagAGTATGATGCTTTAACATTATTTggtatgtaatgtttactgtatatttacattagTTAATTTAGTGACGCATCAGTTATATAATTTACTAACGTCACTAAGTGTCACTTAActcgcggtgagttgtgggtaatatcagccgtcAGAGTgtacatcattctgcacttcgaCTTTCTtccggaagtagtagaccatccgggaatctttggaatacttttttcaacatactacgattTAGGACAAACTAATTCTACTCTAATAATATTTAGGACGGATTGGAACGCAGTCACAGTGTTTTCCCCAAATGGTGTTCGTGAACCCCTGGTGGTTCACGGGGGAATAAAAAGGGGTTCGTGAGGGACAATGTATGTCTACTAGTACGCATACCACTACTTTAGAAGAAAGTTAATAGAACTGTTTGGAAATAACAATATCTATGAAAAATGCGACTAACATTAAAactcaaaacacatcaaaataaatgtttttgacgTTAAACGTGAAAATGTGCtgtttaaatattgaaatatttacttCATCTCACGGGGTACTTTAAAGAATCGGAGGGGTTTGTGtgacaaaaaagtaaaacaaaaaaaacatttatgtgatTACTTTTTAGATGTGAAAGCGTTATAAGAATATGATTTGTTAATATAGCTCATCAGTGGTCATTAGCCATAAATGATCGTACATGTGATGTTGTACACAACCATCTTTTAAAACAAGACCAGAACAACAAGTTTAACATGATTGATGAGTTCATGTGTAAAATATCTTCACATGTGAATGGCGCAGTAGTTCAGCGTGCGATTTTGGGTTTCAGACCTTGACGAATGTGAGCTGTACCATCGAACTCAACCTGGTCGTCTGTGTTTGCACACCTGTGTGAATACAGCCGGCAGCTTCTTCTGTCAGTGTCCTTCAGGCTACAGCCTCGCTCGAGATAGCAGGAGCTGCCACGGTGTGTATCATCCTGTCTCAGTCATATCATCTGCATTGCCTAGTCGATAGAAGTAATGCTTTGCATGCTGGCCTATCTTAAGAAGATGTTGCATCATCATTCATCAATAGCCTTCTGATTTGGGTCATCTGGTCATCTTCCAAACGTCGCTGCATTTGCCGACAGTTTGCTGCACACTCAAATTTATATACTTTCCCTTCTCAAAGACAGCGTCTGTGTGTACTCAAAGCCTTACCGTGTTTTTCACGTGTTCCTCAGACATCGACGAGTGCGTGCGAGGAGCTCATAACTGCAGCCGTGAGCAGGTGTGTGTGAACACACACGGAGGTCATCGCTGTGTGGAGGTGGAGTGCCCTCGATTCCGCAACGCCACATACATCAAAACATCGGCGCTGTGAGTCCGACACTAACACTGTGAACCTAAATTCAAGGGAATCTCGATCATTTAGTTTGCAGTTTCTCTGGTATTTCTCTTTTACAGACGCTGTGACCGTAACCCGTGCCTTCAAGAGGACAAAGCGTGTCTCCAAGCACCGCTCTCCGTTAACTTCCATTTCATGTCCGTGGTGTCCAACATGTCAGCCCCCACCGTCCTCTTCCGGCTGTCGGCGGCACGTGTCCTGGGTGACACCCTGCGCTTCGGTTTGATGGGGAACCGAGGAGTCCAGTACTTTACCATCCAGCGCTCGGGCAGGGAGACGGGACAGCTGGTGCTGGTCAACTCCGTCCAGGGCCCTGCCACGCTTCAGGCCGATATAGAGATGAGCGAGCTGGAAAAGAAGGTGCTGCTCGGCCGCTACGTGACAAAGGTTACTCTCTTTGTGTCCCCGTATAACTTTTAAAAGGCAGAGGCGGTGGACGGACAATGGTGTGAAATACAGGCGAGATATTGGCGCCCGGGCCTGCGGGGGTGAGATAGGAGAGCTATTATACTCATTATATTACGCATCTGAGGTGCCAGTTTAACAGCACAAAAGGTGGTTTTGTTGCAAGCTGAAAgtcatttctttcttcagtgtagtttaaaaatatatattgatttttatttctgcCACTTCCTGCAAATCATTTATTGCacaagtttaaatgttttaagatgcAGAAGTTTATCAGGATTTAAAAGCCTTGAAAAAGTTTTCTAGGTCAGTGTTACGTTCCACTTGTGTATTATGTATTGTTTGGCTCCTTCGTTTCTTCTTTGGCTCTGCTGTTTTCTTTAACCTATTTAGGTGTCTGATAATACTATTTTAGTTTAAAGCACATGACACATTCTTAATGTCAGAAATGCATGCTTTCATGCAGTTAGAAACACCAAAGTGACATTTACAAAGCAAAGTTTTGATTTAATGACTAAAAGTGCACCAATGGGTTATCTGTTGCCAATATTTCCTATGATAGCTGATGTTTACcactgtctagttcagtttttAACACCGTAAAGTGAAATGAGGCATGAACACACTATGCAGTGAGTGAGCTTGAGCAAAGATGGCAGATTTCAAGGGCGAATGGAAGTGAGCATCACTGCCTCGTTCACTTCAAAGGGCagagatgtggttgactggaccacatttaaaacatcattCCACAGGCCACGACTAGTGAAGGTGAATGAGTGATTTCTCATTCTAACACACATCTCCAGATCCTATAGACCTTGGTTACACCAAACTGAAAAGTGTTTATGTATGTCACTACCTGAAGATTAATAAAGAAGTATGCCTTTTGTCTAATGACTTTATcaataatttaagatttttaaaccatttttttatCTTCCCTATGAATTCAAATACGTTGGTATATTTGTTCATATATATAAACAACCtatttgaatttaaacattttgggaAATGGGGTATTCTATGTGTACATACAATCAAGTTTTAAGATAACAAATTCCTACAAAAACTTTAAACCTGATTTGTCACATATACCAGATAGCACAGGTATCAgtaatacgtctgctaaagatctggaaaacatctgatGTGTAAAAACGTCGTCTAAACATCTTAGTTgtacatacattctaaatcatgaacatcttacagacatctagATTTCTTTATGACATGGACAACAAACGAGTCTTATGAGTAAATTATTCAAATTGAGATGTATACATCATCTAaaggctgaataaataagctttccattgatttgtgttttgttagtttaggACACAATTTGGCAGAGATACAATTTAAAACTCTGTAATCTGAGGgtgccaaaaaatgaaaatattgacaaaatggGCTTTAAAGTaaagttccattccattccattttctaccgcttatccgaactacctcgggtcacggggagcctgcgcctatctcaggagtcatcgggcatcaaggcaggatacaccctggatggagtgccaacccatcacagggcacacacactcactcattcacaccctacggacaatttttccagagatgccaatcaacctaccatgcatgtctttggaccaggggaggaaaccggagtacccggaggaaacccccttTAAAGTAAAGTTGATAAGAAGAAACAAGTTTGtctattggcttaccgctgtaatgacaGTGTGaagagtagatgaacccgaaagatgaaattctaagctttacatagatatcAAACTTGAGTGAATAATTCTTAAAAGAGCAGGCAGCAGCGAGCAATGTTTGTAGCCGTGTTTCCGGCCATTTTTGGtgcattcactcacaaaaagaaagtttttatatatttatggtaggaaatttacaaaatttcttcatggaacatgatctttacttaatattctattgatttttggcataaaagaaaaatgtataattttgacTCATACAgtgttttgttggctattgccACACATATTCCCGTGCTACCTAAGACTGGTTTGTGGTCCGTGGTCACGTCTGACATCTCAGAGATGTATTGCGGATGTGTAAAccataaaaaatatgtcttgcagatgtaaatgcagatatCGAATTGACTTTttccagatgtatgtgtgccaTCAGGGATGTTGTATAGGGAAACAAGGCTGGTCCCCAATAAGCACCTACTGTTAACAATTCACATTGTCAGTGTCCTTCTTGACCTTTGGTTGTCTAAATTCGCCGTTTttaaggaaatggaaaaaatactttttgcatACTGTGTTGTCTAGGATAACAAGCACTTCTTAATCATCTTTATTGgtacccagtgacaaacataataataatgatttattgcaacaaaatttaaatcatgaaatatagaaatacaAAGTTCCAGAAGGATATAATTAAGCCTTTAAATGTTCTGCTGTTGTAATTTGCAGTGGAAGAGCCTCTAGACAAGTGTAATTTACAATTGGTCTTTACGTGTTTCTTTTAAATTCGACAGAGGTATATGCAGCTTTACCTTAggaaacagaacatttaaagaCGTCATacaacagaaacacagagaaactCAAAGGGAATGTTGCGCTGTGGTGTGATTTAACCCACACAAGAACATAAAGATGCCATGTCCACACTCCTGACCTGTACTTGTGTAAGCAAGCCTATATATGGCACTTACACAGAGATGTTAAAACCTTTTCATAAAATACaagacactttcatttttatatttacagtctTGTTTGTGTGATACCTACTACACATTTGAAATAAAccattttctgaaataaaccTAACCTGAAATTAATGTGAAAGCAGCACATCTAATATTTAAACTTACCGTTgccgtccttctgaaacctcagatgtccaaactcacagttttttaagaaaatggaaaaaacgttactttttaaatgatagaATACTGTGTTGTCATAGTTGACAAGCTCTTTGTAATACTCTTTATTGTACTCTTTATTGGTCAGACATTTGCGATACCCAGTGTGACACACATGATAATAATGATGGCAAAACAATAGAAATGAtgagatacgaggtttcagaaggacaacagctCTATGTTGTATCCTGCTTTAGGATgcagaaaaactaaatgtgaTTGTAGTGTAGTCGTTTGTAAATgaaagcatgaaaaaatgtgcaGCAGATACAAACCATCAGATCAATTTTATTAACATCAGTCCAAATCAAATTACAGAtcataaaaagaaagacaaaaaagctTGCGTTATTCTGTTATATCTGTACTTTTCATTATCAATTTGTACACTGAAAGAATATACAAAAGCAATTCCTCACCATCATTTATCATTTCTGTCATGTATCAGGTTGATTTGACAAACAGGAAGCAGCGGTTGTGAATGGGCGGAGTGCAGATGACCGATACACACATGGAAGTTTTGTCCAGTGTTAGTAAAACAAGGAAGAGTTGACCAGTTTCATCCAGTCAACGTCACAGACACAAAGTTAAACTGCATCATGATACGGCATTGATACAAACTACTTATAGGTTCTGCGCTTGCATGAATACAACATAAATGTGAGGAAGACTAAAAT
This genomic window contains:
- the si:dkey-234i14.3 gene encoding fibulin-7-like isoform X2 translates to MIIFTGQFFTSQGQDCWCGQELQNTLRQVQKLLSSHQTSFQQSLRSVRKKLSLLQNNTDKHSKLNTGKQSTGCPSPEPLANGRILGRGFKVGHEIHFLCSPGFQLMGLETRRCLDTQTWSGTQPSCKFRDGTEYNNASVPASASSSSHPPTTTRPSRCIEFLGSTHCTCEQGYSISRQDTKLCTDLDECELYHRTQPGRLCLHTCVNTAGSFFCQCPSGYSLARDSRSCHDIDECVRGAHNCSREQVCVNTHGGHRCVEVECPRFRNATYIKTSALRCDRNPCLQEDKACLQAPLSVNFHFMSVVSNMSAPTVLFRLSAARVLGDTLRFGLMGNRGVQYFTIQRSGRETGQLVLVNSVQGPATLQADIEMSELEKKVLLGRYVTKVTLFVSPYNF
- the si:dkey-234i14.3 gene encoding fibulin-7-like isoform X3, translating into MSSLRYTADGPDCWCGQELQNTLRQVQKLLSSHQTSFQQSLRSVRKKLSLLQNNTDKHSKLNTGKQSTGCPSPEPLANGRILGRGFKVGHEIHFLCSPGFQLMGLETRRCLDTQTWSGTQPSCKFRDGTEYNNASVPASASSSSHPPTTTRPSRCIEFLGSTHCTCEQGYSISRQDTKLCTDLDECELYHRTQPGRLCLHTCVNTAGSFFCQCPSGYSLARDSRSCHDIDECVRGAHNCSREQVCVNTHGGHRCVEVECPRFRNATYIKTSALRCDRNPCLQEDKACLQAPLSVNFHFMSVVSNMSAPTVLFRLSAARVLGDTLRFGLMGNRGVQYFTIQRSGRETGQLVLVNSVQGPATLQADIEMSELEKKVLLGRYVTKVTLFVSPYNF
- the si:dkey-234i14.3 gene encoding fibulin-7-like isoform X1, coding for MLATFSAHYHSWASVRVRSDSSEHDCWCGQELQNTLRQVQKLLSSHQTSFQQSLRSVRKKLSLLQNNTDKHSKLNTGKQSTGCPSPEPLANGRILGRGFKVGHEIHFLCSPGFQLMGLETRRCLDTQTWSGTQPSCKFRDGTEYNNASVPASASSSSHPPTTTRPSRCIEFLGSTHCTCEQGYSISRQDTKLCTDLDECELYHRTQPGRLCLHTCVNTAGSFFCQCPSGYSLARDSRSCHDIDECVRGAHNCSREQVCVNTHGGHRCVEVECPRFRNATYIKTSALRCDRNPCLQEDKACLQAPLSVNFHFMSVVSNMSAPTVLFRLSAARVLGDTLRFGLMGNRGVQYFTIQRSGRETGQLVLVNSVQGPATLQADIEMSELEKKVLLGRYVTKVTLFVSPYNF